In Pseudomonas sp. FP1742, the DNA window TATTACGCAGGTGGTTTCAACTCGGTTCGTGGCTTCAAGGACAGTACTTTGGGGCCTCGCAGTACCCCTAGCCGCGGTGCGGCCGTGACGGGTAACACCGGCACACTTGCTGACCCGGATCAGGATCCACTACCGTTCGGTGGTAACGTGCTGATTCAGGGCGGCGTCGAAGTTCTGTTCCCGCTGCCATTCGTCAAGGATCAGCGTTCCCTGCGTACTTCGGTATTCTGGGATGTTGGTAACGTATTCGACTCTAAATGCGACAAGACGACGAATGCCAGCACCGGTTCGAGTTCTGCGACGCAGTGCAACGACATCAGCCTGAGCAACATGGCCAGTTCCGTCGGTGTCGGCGTGACCTGGGTCACCGCGCTGGGTCCTTTGAGCTTCGCGTTGGCCATGCCGGTCAAGAAACCGGATAACGCTGAGACTCAAGTGTTCCAATTCTCCCTCGGCCAGACGTTCTAAGCGTCTGACCCAAGATAACGACAATGGATTTTGTAGGAGTGCATCGTGCGTAAGTTGACTCAATTGGTTCTCCTGGCGACCGTACTGGTTGCAGGTCCGGCTTTTGCCGACATGAAAATCGCCGTTCTGAACTATCAGATGGCGCTGCTGGAATCCGACGCGGCGAAGAAGTACGCCGTGGATGCCGAGAAGAAGTTCGGCCCGCAACTGACCAAGCTCAAGAGCCTGGAAAGCAGCGCCAAGGGTATCCAGGACCGTCTGATGGCCGGTGGTGACAAGATGCAGCAAGGCGAGCGTGAGCGTCTGGAGCTCGAATTCAAGCAAAAGGCCCGTGATTTCCAGTTCCAGTCCAAGGAACTGAACGAAGCCAAAGCTGTTGCCGACCGTGAAATGCTGAAGCAGCTCAAGCCGAAACTGGACAGCGCTGTGGAAGAAGTCATCAAGAAAGGTGCTTATGACCTGGTCTTCGAGCGTGGCGCAGTGATTGATGTCAAGCCTCAGTACGACATCACTCGCCAGGTTATCGAGCGCATGAATCAGCTGAAGTAACCCATGACAGCGACTATAAAGCTCGGCCAGTTGGCCGAGTTCCTCGGCGCCACCCTGCGTGGCGACCCGAAGAAAGAAATTACTGGGCTAGCCACTTTGCGAGAGGCTGGCCCAGCTCAGTTGAGCTTTCTGGCAAACCCTCAATACCGTAAATACCTGGCTGACAGTCAGGCTGCAGCCATATTGCTGAAGGCCGCTGACGCTGAAGGTTTTGCCGGTGATGCACTGGTGGTGCCTGATCCGTATGTGGCCTATGCGCGCATTTCCCATCTATTCGATCCCAAGCCCAAGGCGCCTGCCGGTATTCATCCGACAGCGGTAGTGGCGGCGGATGCGGTGGTGGATCCGGCGGCGAGCATCGGTGCCTTCGCGGTCATCGAAAGTGCCGCGCGTATTGGCGCCGGCGTGACCGTCGGGGCTCATTGCTTCATCGGTGCGCGCAGCGAAATCGGCGAGGGTGGCTGGTTGGCCCCGCGCGTCACGCTGTATCACGATGTGCGCGTCGGCAAACGGGTGGTGATTCAATCCGGGGCCGTGCTCGGTGGTGAAGGCTTCGGTTTTGCCAACGAGAAGGGTGTCTGGCAGAAAATCGCCCAGATCGGCGGTGTCTCGATTGGAGACGACGTGGAAATAGGCGTAAATACGGCTATCGATCGCGGCGCGCTAGCCGATACCGTCATTGGTAATGGTGTGAAGCTCGATAACCAGATTCAGATTGCCCACAACGTCCAGGTCGGTGACCACACTGCCATGGCCGCGTGCGTGGGCATTTCCGGCAGCACCAAAATCGGCAAGCATTGCATGCTCGCGGGTGGCGTGGGGCTGGTGGGGCATATCGATATTTGCGACAACGTTTTCCTGACCGGGATGACCATGGTGACCCACTCGATTACCGAGCCGGGTTCCTATTCTTCCGGTACGGCGATGCAACCGGCAGCCGAATGGCGCAAAAGCGCGGCACGTATCCGTCAGCTCGATGACATCGCGCGACGTCTGCGACAGCTGGAAAAGCGTGTAGGGGACGTGACCCCTGACGGTAATGCTTCATCAGATGGCTGATACCATTTCCATATCAAGTGTGCACAGCCACTAGACTGCCTCCTTGATTTGCTAGCGGAGTGCGCGTCAGTCGCGCGCTCCCAATCTTTACATAGGCTTCCCCCCGAAATGATGGACATCAACGAGATTCGCGAATACCTGCCTCACCGTTACCCGTTCCTGCTAGTGGACCGGGTCGTGGATCTGGATGTGGAAGGCAAGCGCATTCGCGCCTACAAGAATGTCAGCATCAACGAACCGTTCTTCAATGGTCACTTCCCTGCGCATCCAATCATGCCGGGCGTACTGATCATCGAAGCAATGGCTCAGGCTGCCGGGATCCTTGGTTTCAAAATGCTCGACGTGAAACCGGCCGATGGCACGCTTTACTACTTCGTCGGCTCCGACAAGCTGCGCTTCCGTCAGCCTGTGCTGCCGGGCGATCAATTGATTCTTGAAGCCAAGTTCATCAGCTGCAAGCGTCAGATCTGGAAGTTCGAGTGCCAGGCTTCGGTCGATGGCAAACCAGTCTGCTCCGCTGAAATCATCTGCGCGGAACGCAAACTATGAGTTTGATTGACCCTCGCGCAATCATCGATCCGACGGCCGTTCTGGCCGACGACGTCGAAGTCGGCCCTTGGTCGATCGTCGGCGCAGGTGTGGAAATCGGCGAGGGAACAGTGATCGGGCCGCATGTGATTCTCAAGGGCCCGACCCGAATCGGTAAGCACAACCGCATCTACCAGTTTTCCTCGGTAGGCGAAGACACACCCGATCTGAAGTACAAGGGCGAAGAAACCCGTCTGGTCATCGGTGACCACAACGTCATCCGCGAAGGTGTGACGATTCACCGTGGGACCATTCAGGACCGTTCGGAAACCACCCTGGGCGATCACAACCTGATCATGGCCTATGCCCACATCGGTCACGACAGCGTCATCGGCAATCACTGCATCCTGGTCAACAACACCGCGTTGGCGGGCCATGTGCACGTCGAAGACTGGGCAATCCTGTCCGGCTTCACCCTGGTTCACCAGTATTGCCACATTGGCGCCCACAGCTTTTCCGGCATGGGCACAGCCATTGGCAAGGACGTTCCGGCCTACGTCACGGTATTCGGCAACCCGGCCGAAGCCCGTAGCATGAACTTCGAAGGCATGCGCCGTCGCGGTTTCAGCGAAGAGGCGATCCACGCACTGCGTCGTGCCTACAAGGTGGTTTACCGTCAGGGCCTGACAGTTGAGCAAGCGCTGGCCGAACTGGCCGAGGCGTCGCTGCAGTTCCCGGAAGTCGCGGTATTCCGTGATTCCATCCAGTCTTCGACCCGCGGCATCACCCGCTAATCATGGCCAATCTGCTTATTGCGCTGGTGGCGGGTGAAGCTTCCGGTGACATTCTGGGTGCGGGTCTCATGCGTGCACTCAAGGCTCAGCATCCGGCGGTGGAGTTCATCGGTGTCGGTGGTCCGCTGATGCAGGCCGAAGGCCTGACCTCGTATTTCCCGATGGAACGCCTTTCTGTCATGGGGTTGGTGGAAGTACTGGGCCGTTTGCGCGAGCTGTTGGCCCGTCGCAAGAAACTGGTTGCGGACCTGATCGCCGCGAAGCCGGACGTGTTCATCGGTATCGATGCCCCGGACTTCAACCTCAATATCGAACTCAAGCTGCGTCAGGCCGGGATCAAGACCGTGCATTACGTCAGCCCGTCGGTCTGGGCCTGGCGACAGAAGCGGGTGCTGAAGATTCGCGAAGGTTGCGACCTGATGCTGACGCTGTTCCCGTTCGAAGCTAAATTTTATGAAGAGAAGGGCGTGCCGGTACGGTTTGTCGGGCATTCCCTGGCCGATGCGATCCCGCTTGAGGCCGATCGCGCCGCTGCGCGGGCCGAACTCGGTTTGCCGGACGGGCCGCTGGTTGCTCTGATGCCGGGCAGTCGTGGTGGTGAAGTCGGGCGCCTCGGCGCATTGTTCCTCGACACTGCCCAGCGCCTGCGGGCCATGCGTCCGGGCGTGCGATTCGTCATGCCGTGCGCCAGCCCGGAGCGTCGGGCCCAGCTGGAAGAGCTGCTGACGGGGCGCGATCTGCCGCTGACTTTGCTCGACGGCAAATCCCATCTGGCGCTGGCGGCGTGCGACGCGGTGTTGATCGCTTCGGGCACCGCCACCCTGGAAGCATTGCTGTACAAGCGGCCGATGGTGGTCGCTTATCGCCTGGCACCGCTGACGTTCTGGATTCTCAAGCGGATGGTGAAGAGTCCCTACGTCTCGTTGCCGAATTTGCTGGCCCAGCGCCTGCTGGTGCCAGAGTTGTTGCAGGACGATGCGACTGTCGAAGCCCTGGCCCAGACTCTGTCGCCGCTGATCGACGGTGGCGAGGAGCAGACCCGGGGTTTTGACCAAATCCACCGAACCCTGCGATTGGACGCCTCCAATCAGGCCGCGGACGCGGTACTGAACCTGATTGGCAGAGCATAATGAGCAAAGCAAGCAAGCAGCTGGGCCTGGATTTTATGCTGGTCGATGAAGTTGAAGATCTGGTGGCGGGGGTTGATGAAGTCGGTCGCGGCCCGCTGTGCGGTGCCGTAGTGACCGCTGCGGTGATTCTCGACCCAAGCCGGCCGATCCTCGGCCTCAACGATTCGAAGAAGCTCACCGAGGCCCGCCGCGAAAAGCTCTATGACGAGATTTGCGAAAAAGCCCTGAGCTGGTGCATCGCTCGCGCCGAAGTCGAAGAGATCGACGAGTTGAACATTCTCCATGCCACGATGCTGGCCATGCAGCGTGCGGTCGAGGGGCTGCACATTCAGCCGAAACTGGCGATGATCGACGGCAACCGTTGCCCGAAACTCTCGATGCGCGCCGAAGCGGTGGTGCAGGGCGATGGCAAGGTCCCGGCCATCGCGGCGGCGTCGATTCTGGCCAAGGTCAGCCGTGATCGTGAAATGGCGGCGTTCGAACTGATTTATCCGGGTTACGGCATCGGCGGTCACAAAGGCTACCCGACACCCGTTCATCTGGAGGCGCTGGTACGGCTGGGGCCGACACCGATTCATCGGCGCTCGTTCGCGCCGGTACGCCTGGCTTACGAGGCGCGGGAAAACCTGATCGAGAGTTAGTCGCAGGCTGATGTTTTCGCCAAGGCCCGGTACAATCCGGGCCTTGTTGTCTTCACGTTTCTAGTTTCTAGACAGGATCACTATGCCGGCTTCATTCGTTCATCTACGCCTGCACACTGAATATTCCCTGGTCGACGGTCTGGTGCGGATCAAACCGCTGGTCAAGACCCTGGTCGGCATGAACATGCCTGCCGTGGCGGTCACCGACCAGAACAACATGTGTTCTCTGGTCAAATTCTATAAAGCTGCCATGGGGGCCGGGATCAAGCCGATCTGCGGCGCCGACCTGTGGCTGTCGAACAAGGATCCGGACAACCCCTTGAGCCGGATCAGCCTGCTGGCGATGAACGCCACGGGTTATCGCAACCTCACCGAACTGATCTCCCGTGGCTTCATCGACGGCCAGCGCAACGGCTCGATCATCATCGAGCGCGAGTGGGTAGCCGAAGCCAGTGAAGGTTTGATCATGCTGTCGGCGGCGAAAGAGGGCGAGATCGGTCTGGCGATGCTCGGCGGCAATCCGGACGAAGCTGAAACCCTGGCTCGCGAGTGGATGGCAGTGTTCCCGGATCGTTTCTATCTGGAAGTCCAGCGCACCAACCGCCCCAACGACGAAGAACAACTGCACGGCGCCGTGGCCCTGGCCGAGAAAATCGGCGCGCCGCTGGTGGCGACCAACGACGTGCGCTTCATCAAGCAGGAAGACTTCGAAGCTCACGAAACCCGCGTTTGCATCGGTGAGGGCCGTGCCCTTGACGATCCGCGGCGTTCGAAGAATTACAGTGATCAGCAATACCTCAAAAGCGCCGAGGAGATGGCCGAGCTGTTCAGCGATCTGCCTGAGGCGCTGGAAAACACGGTCGAGATCGCCAAGCGCTGCAACATCGAAGTGAAACTGGGCAAGCACTTCCTGCCCAACTTCCCGATTCCCGATGGCATGACCATCGACGAATATTTCCGCAAGGTTTCCTTCGACGGCCTGGAAGAACGCCTCAGCGTTCTGCTGCCCAAGGACACCACCGAAGACTACGAAGCCAAGCGCCAAGTCTATGTCGACCGGCTGAATTTCGAGCTGGATATCATCATCCAGATGGGCTTCCCCGGTTACTTCCTGATCGTGATGGACTTTATCCAGTGGGCCAAGAACAACGGCGTACCCGTCGGTCCTGGCCGTGGGTCGGGTGCCGGGTCGCTGGTGGCTTATGTACAGAAGATCACCGACCTCGACCCACTGGAATATGACCTGCTGTTCGAACGTTTCCTGAACCCGGAACGGGTTTCCATGCCCGACTTCGACGTCGACTTCTGCATGGACGGTCGTGACCGTGTGATCGATTACGTGGCCGAGAAATACGGCCGTAACGCGGTGAGCCAGATCATCACCTTCGGTTCCATGGCGGCCAAGGCTGTGGTCCGAGACGTGGCGCGGGTGCAGGGCAAGTCCTACGGCCTGGCGGATCGTCTGTCGAAGATGATTCCGTTCGAAGTCGGCATGACCCTGGAAAAAGCCTACGAGCAGGAAGAAATCCTGCGCGACTTCATCAAGGTCGATGAAGAGGCCGCGGAAATCTGGGAAATGGCGCGCAAGCTCGAAGGCGTTGTGCGTAACGTCGGCAAGCACGCCGGTGGTGTGGTGATCGCGCCGACCAAGCTCACCGATTTCTCGCCGATCTATTGCGACGAAGCGGGCGACGGTCTGGTAACCCAGTTCGACAAGGACGATGTCGAGGCTGCCGGTCTGGTGAAGTTCGACTTCCTCGGCCTGCGAACCCTGACGATCATCGACTGGGCGCTGAAAACCATCAACCGCGACCGCGCCAAGGTCAACGAGCCGCCGCTGGACATCGCGTTCATCCCGCTGGACGACAAGCCGACTTACACACTGCTGCAAAAGGCCGAAACCACGGCGGTGTTCCAGCTCGAGTCGCGCGGCATGAAAGAGCTGATCAAAAAGCTCAAGCCCGACTGCCTGGAAGACTTGATCGCACTGGTGGCCCTGTTCCGTCCGGGCCCGCTGCAATCGGGCATGGTGGACGACTTCATCAACCGTAAGCACGGTCGCGCGGAACTCGCGTATCCGCACTCGGACTACCAGTACGACGGCCTCAAGCCCGTCCTGGCGCCGACTTACGGCATCATCCTGTATCAGGAACAGGTGATGCAGATTGCCCAGGTCATGGCCGGTTACACCCTCGGCGGCGCGGACATGCTGCGTCGAGCCATGGGTAAGAAAAAACCCGAAGAAATGGCCAAGCAGCGCGGCGGCTTCATTGAAGGTTGCGCCACCAACAATATCGACGCTGACCTTGCCGGTAACATTTTCGACCTGGTAGAGAAATTCGCCGGTTACGGCTTCAACAAATCCCACTCCGCTGCCTACGGCCTGGTGTCGTACCAGACCGCGTGGCTGAAAGCTCACTACCCGGCGCCGTTCATGGCTGCGGTACTGTCGGCGGATATGCACAACACCGACAAGGTCGTGACCTTGATCGAAGAAGTGCGGACCATGAAGCTGCGCCTCGACGCGCCGGACGTGAACACCTCGGAGTTCAAGTTCACGGTGAACGACGAAGGCCGCATCATCTACGGTCTGGGTGCGATCAAGGGGGTGGGCGAAGGCCCGGTCGAAGCGATTACCGAGGCGCGGCAAGACGGGCCGTTCAAGGATCTGTTCGATTTTTGCGCCCGGGTCGACCTCAAGCGCATCAATAAACGCACCCTCGACGGTTTGATCCGCAGTGGTGCCCTGGATCGCCTCGGCCCGTATTTCCACGATGAGCAGAAAGCCTATCAGGCCAACATCGACCGCAACCGCGCGGTGTTGTTGACCGCGATGGAAGAGGCGATCAAGGCGGCCGAACAAACCGCTCGCACTCACGATAGCGGGCATGCCGATCTGTTTGGCGGTCTGTTCGTTGAAGAAGACGCCGATGTCTACGCCAATCACCGCAAGGCCAAGGAGCTGACCCTCAAGGAGCGCCTGAAAGGCGAGAAAGACACCTTGGGCCTGTACCTCACCGGGCACCCGATCGACGAATACGAAGGCGAGATCCGTCGCTTCGCCCGGCAGCGCATCATCGACCTGAAGCCGGCTCGCGATACCCAGACGGTCGCAGGCATGATCATCGCCCTGCGAGTGATGAAGAACAAAAAGGGCGACAAAATGGGGTTCATCACCCTCGACGACCGCTCCGGGCGGATCGAAGCCTCGTTGTTCGCCGATGCGTTCCATTCCGCGCAGTCGCTGTTGCAGACCGACGCGATGGTGGTGGTCGAAGGCGAGGTCAGCAACGACGACTTCTCCGGCGGCCTGCGGTTGCGGGTCAAGCGGGTGATGAGCATGGAAGATGCGCGCACCAACCTGGCCGAAAGCCTGCGCCTGAAGTTGCATACCAAGGATTTGAAAGGCGATCAGCTACGCTGGCTGGGTGAGCTGTTCAAGCGCCACCGCGGCGCGTGCCCGATTACCATGGAGTACACCAGTCCCGATGCGAAGGCCTTGTTGCAGTTCGGCGAGACCTGGCGGATCGACCCGGCGGATGCCTTGATTCAAGCCCTGCGTGACCAGTTCGGGCGAGACAACGTCTTCCTCCAATACCGTTGACGGTCAGGTGCCATTCCTTACCATTGGAACGCACCCGATCTCGATCAAAACTTTTAATCTCGACCTGAACGCGCCTGTCCCTTAAGGTAGGGCGCGAATAGACAACCGGCCGGCCCAAGCTATCTTGGACGTCGACCCAAGACGGACGCCTATGAACCCGAATTTTCTAGATTTCGAACAGCCGATCGCCGACCTGCAAGCCAAGATCGAAGAGTTGCGCTTGGTCGGTAATGACAATTCGCTGAATATCGGCGATGAGATCTCCCGCCTGCAGGACAAAAGCAGCACGCTGACCGAAGATATCTTCGGCAAACTGACCAGCTGGCAGATCGCTCGTCTGGCACGTCACCCACGTCGCCCGTACACCCTGGACTACATCGAACATATCTTCACCGAGTTCGATGAGTTGCACGGCGACCGCCACTTCTCCGACGACGCTGCCATCGTTGGCGGCGTTGCCCGTCTGGACGACCAGCCGGTGATGATCATCGGCCACCAGAAAGGCCGTGAAGTGCGCGAGAAGGTTCGTCGCAACTTCGGCATGCCGCGCCCTGAGGGCTACCGCAAGGCGTGCCGCCTGATGGAAATGGCCGAGCGTTTCAAAATGCCGATCCTGACCTTCATCGACACCCCGGGCGCTTACCCGGGC includes these proteins:
- a CDS encoding OmpH family outer membrane protein; translation: MRKLTQLVLLATVLVAGPAFADMKIAVLNYQMALLESDAAKKYAVDAEKKFGPQLTKLKSLESSAKGIQDRLMAGGDKMQQGERERLELEFKQKARDFQFQSKELNEAKAVADREMLKQLKPKLDSAVEEVIKKGAYDLVFERGAVIDVKPQYDITRQVIERMNQLK
- the lpxD gene encoding UDP-3-O-(3-hydroxymyristoyl)glucosamine N-acyltransferase, with product MTATIKLGQLAEFLGATLRGDPKKEITGLATLREAGPAQLSFLANPQYRKYLADSQAAAILLKAADAEGFAGDALVVPDPYVAYARISHLFDPKPKAPAGIHPTAVVAADAVVDPAASIGAFAVIESAARIGAGVTVGAHCFIGARSEIGEGGWLAPRVTLYHDVRVGKRVVIQSGAVLGGEGFGFANEKGVWQKIAQIGGVSIGDDVEIGVNTAIDRGALADTVIGNGVKLDNQIQIAHNVQVGDHTAMAACVGISGSTKIGKHCMLAGGVGLVGHIDICDNVFLTGMTMVTHSITEPGSYSSGTAMQPAAEWRKSAARIRQLDDIARRLRQLEKRVGDVTPDGNASSDG
- the fabZ gene encoding 3-hydroxyacyl-ACP dehydratase FabZ encodes the protein MMDINEIREYLPHRYPFLLVDRVVDLDVEGKRIRAYKNVSINEPFFNGHFPAHPIMPGVLIIEAMAQAAGILGFKMLDVKPADGTLYYFVGSDKLRFRQPVLPGDQLILEAKFISCKRQIWKFECQASVDGKPVCSAEIICAERKL
- the lpxA gene encoding acyl-ACP--UDP-N-acetylglucosamine O-acyltransferase, which produces MSLIDPRAIIDPTAVLADDVEVGPWSIVGAGVEIGEGTVIGPHVILKGPTRIGKHNRIYQFSSVGEDTPDLKYKGEETRLVIGDHNVIREGVTIHRGTIQDRSETTLGDHNLIMAYAHIGHDSVIGNHCILVNNTALAGHVHVEDWAILSGFTLVHQYCHIGAHSFSGMGTAIGKDVPAYVTVFGNPAEARSMNFEGMRRRGFSEEAIHALRRAYKVVYRQGLTVEQALAELAEASLQFPEVAVFRDSIQSSTRGITR
- the lpxB gene encoding lipid-A-disaccharide synthase, which codes for MANLLIALVAGEASGDILGAGLMRALKAQHPAVEFIGVGGPLMQAEGLTSYFPMERLSVMGLVEVLGRLRELLARRKKLVADLIAAKPDVFIGIDAPDFNLNIELKLRQAGIKTVHYVSPSVWAWRQKRVLKIREGCDLMLTLFPFEAKFYEEKGVPVRFVGHSLADAIPLEADRAAARAELGLPDGPLVALMPGSRGGEVGRLGALFLDTAQRLRAMRPGVRFVMPCASPERRAQLEELLTGRDLPLTLLDGKSHLALAACDAVLIASGTATLEALLYKRPMVVAYRLAPLTFWILKRMVKSPYVSLPNLLAQRLLVPELLQDDATVEALAQTLSPLIDGGEEQTRGFDQIHRTLRLDASNQAADAVLNLIGRA
- the rnhB gene encoding ribonuclease HII; translation: MSKASKQLGLDFMLVDEVEDLVAGVDEVGRGPLCGAVVTAAVILDPSRPILGLNDSKKLTEARREKLYDEICEKALSWCIARAEVEEIDELNILHATMLAMQRAVEGLHIQPKLAMIDGNRCPKLSMRAEAVVQGDGKVPAIAAASILAKVSRDREMAAFELIYPGYGIGGHKGYPTPVHLEALVRLGPTPIHRRSFAPVRLAYEARENLIES
- the dnaE gene encoding DNA polymerase III subunit alpha produces the protein MPASFVHLRLHTEYSLVDGLVRIKPLVKTLVGMNMPAVAVTDQNNMCSLVKFYKAAMGAGIKPICGADLWLSNKDPDNPLSRISLLAMNATGYRNLTELISRGFIDGQRNGSIIIEREWVAEASEGLIMLSAAKEGEIGLAMLGGNPDEAETLAREWMAVFPDRFYLEVQRTNRPNDEEQLHGAVALAEKIGAPLVATNDVRFIKQEDFEAHETRVCIGEGRALDDPRRSKNYSDQQYLKSAEEMAELFSDLPEALENTVEIAKRCNIEVKLGKHFLPNFPIPDGMTIDEYFRKVSFDGLEERLSVLLPKDTTEDYEAKRQVYVDRLNFELDIIIQMGFPGYFLIVMDFIQWAKNNGVPVGPGRGSGAGSLVAYVQKITDLDPLEYDLLFERFLNPERVSMPDFDVDFCMDGRDRVIDYVAEKYGRNAVSQIITFGSMAAKAVVRDVARVQGKSYGLADRLSKMIPFEVGMTLEKAYEQEEILRDFIKVDEEAAEIWEMARKLEGVVRNVGKHAGGVVIAPTKLTDFSPIYCDEAGDGLVTQFDKDDVEAAGLVKFDFLGLRTLTIIDWALKTINRDRAKVNEPPLDIAFIPLDDKPTYTLLQKAETTAVFQLESRGMKELIKKLKPDCLEDLIALVALFRPGPLQSGMVDDFINRKHGRAELAYPHSDYQYDGLKPVLAPTYGIILYQEQVMQIAQVMAGYTLGGADMLRRAMGKKKPEEMAKQRGGFIEGCATNNIDADLAGNIFDLVEKFAGYGFNKSHSAAYGLVSYQTAWLKAHYPAPFMAAVLSADMHNTDKVVTLIEEVRTMKLRLDAPDVNTSEFKFTVNDEGRIIYGLGAIKGVGEGPVEAITEARQDGPFKDLFDFCARVDLKRINKRTLDGLIRSGALDRLGPYFHDEQKAYQANIDRNRAVLLTAMEEAIKAAEQTARTHDSGHADLFGGLFVEEDADVYANHRKAKELTLKERLKGEKDTLGLYLTGHPIDEYEGEIRRFARQRIIDLKPARDTQTVAGMIIALRVMKNKKGDKMGFITLDDRSGRIEASLFADAFHSAQSLLQTDAMVVVEGEVSNDDFSGGLRLRVKRVMSMEDARTNLAESLRLKLHTKDLKGDQLRWLGELFKRHRGACPITMEYTSPDAKALLQFGETWRIDPADALIQALRDQFGRDNVFLQYR
- a CDS encoding acetyl-CoA carboxylase carboxyltransferase subunit alpha codes for the protein MNPNFLDFEQPIADLQAKIEELRLVGNDNSLNIGDEISRLQDKSSTLTEDIFGKLTSWQIARLARHPRRPYTLDYIEHIFTEFDELHGDRHFSDDAAIVGGVARLDDQPVMIIGHQKGREVREKVRRNFGMPRPEGYRKACRLMEMAERFKMPILTFIDTPGAYPGIDAEERNQSEAIAWNLRVMARLKTPIIATVIGEGGSGGALAIGVCDQLNMLQYSTYAVISPEGCASILWKTSEKAPDAAEAMGITAERLKGLGIVDKVIGEPLGGAHRDPAAAAALIRAELSSQLAMLKKFDNDALLARRYERLMSYGL